Proteins encoded in a region of the Triticum dicoccoides isolate Atlit2015 ecotype Zavitan chromosome 3A, WEW_v2.0, whole genome shotgun sequence genome:
- the LOC119271225 gene encoding uncharacterized protein LOC119271225: protein MASPPATWSVTACLTYRGGLEIRAAAENILPGWGHGGERLSFLLRLRRRLRLAVTSQCGRAPAPAPADPDKKPRGLKLLRSLRTGLPCIWRRKKPPRAAAVAKPGSRSQAIPSLLKDRALMRPATTVALCSVAALAVAAASVAALRLVAGFLIPSASCGSWRCFLAKKFVRFLGPPLFEWISKISLKFVDPPALGEWLGLPKLGLKWLFNK, encoded by the exons ATGGCGTCGCCGCCGGCGACGTGGTCGGTCACCGCGTGCCTTACTTACCGCGGCGGGCTGGAGATCCGCGCCGCCGCAGAGAACATTCTCCCCGGCTGGGGCCACGGCGGCGagcgcctctccttcctcctccgcctccgccgccgcctccgcctcgccgtCACCTCCCAGTGCGGCcgcgcgcccgcgcccgcgcccgcagATCCCGACAAGAAGCCGCGCGGCCTCAAGCTCCTCCGCTCCCTGCGGACCGGGCTCCCCTGCATTTGGCGCCGCAAGaagccgccgcgcgccgccgcggtGGCCAAGCCGGGTTCTCGCTCTCAGGCGATCCCCTCTCTGCTG AAGGATCGAGCTTTGATGCGGCCGGCGACGACGGTGGCGCTGTGCTCCGTCGCCGCGCTCGCCGTCGCCGCGGCTTCCGTCGCGGCGCTTCGCCTCGTG GCCGGGTTCTTGATACCGAGCGCGAGCTGCGGATCATGGAGATGCTTCTTGGCGAAGAAATTCGTCAGGTTCTTGGGGCCTCCTCTCTTCGAGTGGATCTCCAAGATTAGCCTGAAATTTGTGGATCCTCCAGCTCTCGGCGAGTGGCTCGGGCTCCCGAAGCTTGGACTCAAGTGGCTCTTCAACAAGTAG